In one Pseudomonas purpurea genomic region, the following are encoded:
- the argR gene encoding transcriptional regulator ArgR, whose translation MTAHRIGFLIWPSTKALTLALAEEALRVAQRVHPDVVYELSFLQAEAPGEGAWQLPGEPWAGKLEGLQKLFLLADEPPTALAPALSSALKQLVRAGCVIGGLSAGVYPLAQLGLLDGYRAAVHWRWQDDFAERFPKVIATSHLFDWDRDRLTACGGMSVLDLLLAVLARDHGAELAGAVSEELVVERIREGGERQRIPLQNRLGSSHPKLTQAVLLMEANIEEPLTTDEIAQHVCVSRRQLERIFKQYLNRVPSQYYLELRLNKARQMLMQTSKSIIQIGLSCGFSSGPHFSSAYRNFFGATPREDRNQRRSSSPFELSSVPSERG comes from the coding sequence ATGACTGCCCATCGAATTGGTTTCCTGATTTGGCCCAGCACTAAAGCCTTGACGCTGGCGCTGGCCGAGGAGGCCTTGCGTGTTGCTCAGCGCGTGCATCCAGACGTTGTCTACGAACTGTCGTTCTTGCAGGCCGAAGCGCCTGGCGAAGGGGCCTGGCAATTGCCGGGCGAGCCTTGGGCCGGCAAGCTCGAAGGCTTGCAGAAGCTGTTTTTGCTGGCCGATGAGCCACCGACGGCGCTGGCGCCGGCCCTGAGCAGCGCGCTCAAGCAACTGGTTCGCGCTGGTTGCGTGATTGGCGGTTTGTCGGCCGGTGTCTATCCGCTGGCCCAGTTGGGCTTGCTCGACGGTTACCGCGCGGCGGTGCACTGGCGCTGGCAGGACGACTTTGCCGAGCGCTTCCCGAAAGTCATTGCCACCAGCCACCTGTTCGATTGGGATCGTGATCGCCTGACGGCTTGCGGCGGGATGTCGGTGCTCGACTTGCTGCTGGCAGTGCTGGCCCGCGATCACGGCGCCGAACTCGCCGGCGCGGTGTCTGAAGAGTTGGTGGTGGAGCGCATTCGCGAGGGCGGCGAGCGTCAGCGGATTCCATTGCAGAATCGTTTGGGCTCCAGCCACCCGAAGCTCACGCAAGCCGTGTTGCTGATGGAAGCCAACATCGAAGAACCGCTGACCACCGACGAAATCGCCCAGCACGTGTGCGTGTCCCGTCGGCAGTTGGAGCGGATTTTCAAGCAGTACCTCAACCGTGTGCCGAGCCAGTATTACCTCGAGCTGCGCCTGAACAAGGCCCGGCAGATGTTGATGCAAACCAGCAAGTCGATTATCCAGATCGGCCTGTCCTGCGGTTTCTCCTCGGGGCCACACTTCTCCAGCGCTTATCGCAACTTCTTCGGTGCCACGCCGCGTGAAGACCGCAATCAGCGGCGCAGCAGCAGCCCGTTTGAATTGTCGTCAGTCCCTTCAGAGCGCGGTTGA
- a CDS encoding ATP-binding cassette domain-containing protein — MYKLEVQDLHKRYGSHEVLKGVSLAAAAGDVISIIGSSGSGKSTFLRCINLLEQPHAGKILLNNEELKLIPNKDGALKAADPKQLQRMRSRLSMVFQHFNLWSHMTALENIMEAPVHVLGMSKAEAREKAEHYLAKVGVSHRKDAYPGHMSGGEQQRVAIARALAMEPEVMLFDEPTSALDPELVGDVLKVMQALAQEGRTMVVVTHEMGFAREVSNQLVFLHQGVVEESGNPREVLVNPQSERLQQFLSGSLK, encoded by the coding sequence ATGTACAAACTTGAAGTCCAAGACCTGCATAAACGCTATGGCAGTCACGAAGTGCTCAAGGGCGTGTCCCTGGCAGCAGCGGCGGGTGATGTCATCAGCATCATCGGCTCCAGTGGCTCCGGCAAAAGTACCTTCCTGCGTTGCATCAACCTGCTTGAGCAGCCGCACGCGGGCAAGATTCTGCTGAACAACGAAGAACTCAAGCTGATCCCGAACAAGGACGGCGCGCTGAAGGCGGCCGACCCGAAACAGCTGCAACGCATGCGTTCGCGCCTGTCGATGGTGTTCCAGCACTTCAACCTGTGGTCGCACATGACCGCGCTGGAAAACATCATGGAAGCGCCGGTCCACGTACTGGGCATGTCCAAGGCTGAAGCACGCGAGAAAGCCGAGCATTACCTGGCCAAAGTGGGCGTGTCCCATCGTAAGGACGCCTACCCTGGGCACATGTCCGGCGGCGAGCAGCAACGTGTGGCGATTGCCCGTGCGTTGGCGATGGAACCTGAGGTGATGCTGTTCGACGAACCGACCTCGGCACTCGACCCGGAGCTGGTAGGCGACGTGCTCAAAGTGATGCAGGCCCTGGCCCAGGAAGGTCGGACCATGGTGGTGGTGACGCACGAAATGGGCTTTGCCCGTGAAGTGTCCAACCAACTGGTGTTTCTGCACCAGGGTGTCGTCGAAGAGAGCGGCAACCCGCGTGAAGTGCTGGTCAATCCGCAATCCGAACGCCTGCAACAATTCCTCTCGGGCAGCCTGAAGTAA
- a CDS encoding succinylglutamate desuccinylase/aspartoacylase family protein, whose translation MERIDHVLPWSHLGSERRISVFRFGQGERKAYIQASLHADELPGMRTAWELKQRLAELEAQGALNGVIELVPVANPLGLGQLLQGNHQGRFEAGSGKNFNRDFVELSEPVATQLEGRLGDDPHANVRLIRQAMSDALVALPPAASELQGMQRVLLSHACTADVVLDLHCDTQAALHMYALPQHWPQWRSLAAHLDMRVGLLAEDSGGSSFDEACSLPWLRLSRRFPDAQVPLACLATTLELGGQADTTRPQAEAHAAGILAFLAEQGLISGEWPKPAQEPCEGVPFEGTELLFAPHPGVVSFLREVGSWVEPGEPIFEVIDPLADRVSTVCAGTAGVLFAVERLRYAQPGFWLAKVAGREALRHGRLLND comes from the coding sequence ATGGAACGCATCGATCACGTCTTGCCGTGGAGCCACCTGGGCAGTGAACGCCGGATTTCGGTGTTCCGCTTCGGCCAAGGCGAACGTAAGGCCTACATCCAGGCGAGTCTGCACGCCGATGAGCTGCCGGGGATGCGCACGGCCTGGGAGCTGAAACAGCGCCTGGCCGAACTCGAAGCCCAAGGCGCCCTGAACGGCGTGATCGAGCTGGTGCCGGTGGCCAACCCGTTGGGCCTGGGTCAATTGCTGCAAGGCAATCACCAGGGCCGTTTCGAGGCGGGCAGCGGCAAGAATTTCAACCGTGATTTCGTTGAGTTGAGCGAACCGGTGGCGACGCAACTGGAAGGGCGGCTGGGGGATGATCCTCACGCCAATGTCCGCTTGATCCGCCAGGCCATGAGCGATGCGCTGGTCGCATTGCCGCCCGCCGCCAGTGAGTTGCAAGGCATGCAGCGTGTGCTGCTGAGCCACGCATGCACGGCGGATGTGGTGCTCGACCTGCATTGCGACACGCAAGCGGCGCTGCACATGTACGCCTTGCCGCAACACTGGCCGCAGTGGCGTTCGCTGGCCGCGCACCTGGATATGCGGGTCGGGCTGCTGGCGGAAGATTCCGGTGGCAGCTCCTTCGATGAGGCGTGCTCGCTGCCGTGGTTGCGCTTGTCGCGCCGGTTCCCGGACGCGCAGGTTCCGCTGGCCTGTCTGGCGACTACGCTGGAACTGGGCGGTCAGGCGGACACCACGCGCCCGCAGGCCGAGGCTCACGCCGCAGGCATTCTGGCATTCCTTGCGGAGCAAGGGTTGATCAGCGGCGAATGGCCCAAGCCTGCGCAAGAGCCTTGCGAAGGCGTGCCGTTCGAAGGCACCGAGTTGCTGTTTGCACCGCACCCCGGCGTGGTGAGTTTTCTGCGCGAGGTGGGCAGTTGGGTGGAACCCGGCGAGCCGATTTTTGAAGTGATTGATCCTTTGGCTGATCGGGTCAGCACCGTGTGTGCTGGTACGGCCGGCGTACTGTTTGCCGTGGAGCGGCTGCGGTATGCCCAACCCGGTTTCTGGCTGGCCAAGGTGGCGGGGCGCGAAGCGCTGCGTCACGGGCGCTTGCTCAACGACTGA
- a CDS encoding ABC transporter permease, producing MIFDYNVIFDSLPLYFGGLLTTLKLLALSLFFGLLAALPLGLMRVSKQPIVNMSAWLFTYVIRGTPMLVQLFLIYYGLAQFEAVRESFLWPWLSSATFCACLAFAINTSAYTAEIIAGSLRATPNGEIEAAKAMGMSRYKMYKRILLPSALRRALPQYSNEVIMMLQTTSLASIVTLIDITGAARTVNAQYYLPFEAYITAGVFYLCLTFILVRLFKLAERRWLGYMAPRKH from the coding sequence ATGATCTTCGACTACAACGTCATTTTCGACAGCCTGCCGCTGTACTTCGGCGGTTTGCTGACGACTCTGAAACTGCTCGCGCTGTCGCTGTTCTTCGGTTTGCTGGCGGCCCTGCCGCTGGGGCTGATGCGCGTTTCCAAGCAGCCGATCGTCAACATGAGCGCCTGGCTGTTCACCTACGTGATCCGCGGCACGCCGATGCTGGTGCAGCTGTTTTTGATCTACTACGGCCTGGCGCAATTCGAAGCGGTACGCGAAAGCTTCCTCTGGCCGTGGCTGTCCAGCGCGACCTTCTGTGCGTGCCTGGCGTTTGCGATCAACACCAGCGCCTACACCGCTGAAATCATCGCCGGCAGCCTGCGCGCCACGCCGAACGGCGAGATCGAAGCGGCCAAGGCCATGGGCATGTCGCGCTACAAGATGTACAAGCGCATCCTGTTGCCGTCGGCCCTGCGCCGGGCGCTGCCGCAGTACAGCAACGAAGTGATCATGATGTTGCAGACCACCAGTCTGGCGTCCATCGTGACCCTGATCGACATCACCGGTGCCGCACGTACCGTGAACGCGCAGTACTACTTACCGTTCGAGGCGTACATCACCGCCGGCGTGTTCTACCTGTGCCTGACGTTCATTCTGGTGCGCCTGTTCAAGTTGGCCGAGCGCCGCTGGCTGGGCTACATGGCCCCGCGGAAACACTGA
- a CDS encoding ABC transporter permease: MLKGYGAVILDGAWLTLQLALSSMALAIVLGLIGVALRLSPVRWLAWLGDLYSTVIRGIPDLVLILLIFYGGQDLLNRVAPLLGYDDYIDLNPLVAGIGTLGFIFGAYLSETFRGAFMAIPKGQAEAGVAYGMSSFQVFFRVLVPQMIRLAIPGFTNNWLVLTKATALISVVGLQDMMFKAKQAADATREPFTFFLAVAAMYLVITSVSLLALRHLEKRYSVGVRAADL; encoded by the coding sequence ATGTTGAAAGGCTACGGGGCTGTCATCCTCGATGGCGCATGGCTGACGCTTCAGCTCGCCTTGTCGTCCATGGCCCTGGCCATTGTTCTGGGTCTGATCGGGGTCGCGTTGCGCCTGTCGCCGGTACGCTGGCTGGCCTGGCTGGGCGACCTGTATTCCACGGTCATTCGCGGTATTCCTGACCTGGTGCTGATCCTGCTGATTTTCTACGGCGGTCAGGACCTGCTCAACCGCGTGGCGCCGTTGCTTGGCTATGACGACTACATCGACCTGAACCCGTTGGTGGCCGGTATCGGCACCCTGGGCTTCATCTTCGGTGCGTACCTCTCGGAAACCTTCCGCGGGGCGTTCATGGCGATTCCCAAAGGTCAGGCCGAAGCGGGCGTGGCGTATGGCATGAGCAGTTTTCAGGTGTTCTTCCGGGTATTGGTGCCGCAGATGATTCGCCTGGCGATTCCGGGCTTCACCAACAACTGGCTGGTATTGACCAAGGCGACCGCGCTGATTTCGGTTGTCGGTCTGCAAGACATGATGTTCAAGGCCAAGCAGGCGGCAGATGCCACCCGCGAGCCTTTCACCTTCTTCCTCGCAGTGGCGGCGATGTACCTGGTCATCACCAGTGTCTCGTTGCTGGCATTGCGTCACCTTGAGAAGCGCTACTCGGTAGGCGTAAGGGCGGCTGATCTATGA